One region of Epilithonimonas zeae genomic DNA includes:
- a CDS encoding OmpA family protein, with translation MKSKLTILSLALACPAVMFSQEMMQTTSSTNPVETTSLKSEGPRFNSWSISFGGGVPLMQNADLKSIQSGNTLVGYSAYFSIDKALSHTFGLKLQYDRGETRQGYFNTKDAAPANAAANLQVAGRTQYDAISLLGDINLSNLLRRVDSKADYRWAIHGYAGVGVLAYRAYQKDEFGQRLMTENKPFKFNSLFGQAGAGLKYKISNRVDIEGRLMYVVTGDDAFDGGGSDQYSAVNRISAKTSDNFFNGTLGLTVHLGKHSNSLMWHDPLQEVYSKIDELETKIDNIQLCKAGDADNDGVCDDWDRQLDTPAGARVDGSGVALDVDLDGVIDLYDKCVTVPGPVENNGCPVNNTGNGVVSADETAMSGIEFDLNSDRILPNNTPILNSAISYINSNNGSYVVVGATDTRGTESYNQTLSERRANNVKQYLISNGANSAKLEAKGNGKLDLKYPECDPASKCPEWKNKANRRVYFQAK, from the coding sequence ATGAAATCAAAATTAACAATTTTGTCATTGGCCTTGGCGTGTCCGGCTGTGATGTTTTCGCAAGAAATGATGCAGACAACAAGTAGTACTAATCCTGTTGAAACTACTTCTTTAAAATCAGAAGGTCCGAGGTTTAACAGTTGGTCTATTTCCTTTGGTGGTGGTGTTCCGTTGATGCAGAATGCAGATCTTAAATCGATCCAAAGTGGTAATACATTGGTAGGTTACTCTGCTTATTTCAGTATTGATAAAGCACTTTCTCACACATTCGGATTGAAGTTGCAATACGACCGTGGGGAAACAAGACAAGGATACTTCAATACAAAAGATGCTGCGCCTGCTAATGCTGCAGCTAATTTGCAAGTTGCCGGAAGAACACAATATGATGCAATCTCGCTTTTGGGAGATATCAATCTTTCTAACCTATTAAGAAGGGTAGACAGCAAAGCAGACTACAGATGGGCGATCCACGGATATGCTGGTGTAGGAGTTTTGGCATACAGAGCTTACCAGAAAGATGAATTTGGTCAAAGATTGATGACAGAAAATAAACCATTCAAATTCAACTCTTTATTTGGACAAGCAGGAGCTGGCTTGAAATATAAAATCAGTAATCGAGTAGACATAGAAGGAAGATTGATGTATGTAGTAACTGGTGATGATGCCTTCGACGGTGGTGGAAGCGACCAATATAGTGCAGTTAATAGAATCAGTGCTAAAACTTCTGATAACTTTTTCAACGGGACTTTGGGTCTGACTGTTCATCTTGGAAAACACAGCAACAGTCTGATGTGGCACGATCCATTACAGGAAGTGTATTCTAAAATAGATGAACTGGAAACTAAAATCGATAATATCCAATTGTGTAAAGCAGGAGATGCTGATAATGATGGTGTTTGCGATGACTGGGACAGACAGCTAGACACTCCGGCTGGTGCTAGAGTAGATGGTTCTGGTGTTGCATTGGATGTAGATCTTGATGGTGTAATTGACCTTTATGACAAATGTGTAACGGTTCCAGGACCTGTAGAAAACAATGGATGCCCAGTCAACAATACTGGTAATGGTGTCGTGTCTGCAGACGAAACAGCAATGAGCGGTATCGAATTCGATCTTAACTCTGACAGAATTTTACCTAATAATACGCCAATCCTGAACAGTGCTATCAGCTACATCAACTCCAACAACGGTTCTTATGTGGTTGTAGGTGCTACGGATACAAGAGGTACAGAAAGTTATAATCAGACTCTATCTGAAAGAAGAGCTAATAATGTAAAACAATATTTAATCTCCAACGGGGCTAACTCAGCAAAACTGGAAGCTAAAGGAAATGGTAAGCTGGATCTAAAATATCCGGAGTGCGATCCTGCATCCAAGTGCCCTGAATGGAAAAATAAAGCTAATAGAAGAGTGTATTTTCAAGCAAAATAA
- a CDS encoding alpha/beta hydrolase family esterase: MKRHLLLFLLTVSISIVSQTIRTYNINGLTRKAIFYEPILKSDKIPVVFVFHGHGGNANFVSKRIDIQNYYKEALVIFMEGFPGRTVPGLDPNGKMNGWQIFADDLEGRDIQFFDKVLSDIHQKNYNIDDKKIYLIGHSNGARFVNVLWKTRGDKIAAICSASAQGGNMISGAVPISVWMYIGKNDRMVFPKSQEESIPIVKSNLGITDKGKTDGNKTIFSGKNNTELVLQQSNSGHEFPKSSLPEIISFFKRHTK, translated from the coding sequence ATGAAAAGACATCTTTTACTATTTCTATTAACCGTCTCTATTTCTATTGTATCACAAACCATTAGAACTTATAACATCAATGGTCTTACCCGAAAAGCCATCTTTTATGAACCAATTCTAAAATCTGATAAAATACCTGTTGTATTTGTTTTCCATGGCCACGGTGGCAATGCTAATTTTGTGAGCAAAAGAATAGACATTCAGAATTACTACAAAGAGGCCCTAGTTATTTTTATGGAGGGATTTCCCGGAAGAACTGTTCCCGGCCTAGATCCGAATGGTAAAATGAATGGCTGGCAAATTTTCGCAGACGATCTCGAAGGAAGAGATATCCAGTTCTTTGACAAAGTTTTATCAGACATCCACCAAAAGAATTATAATATTGATGATAAAAAAATTTACTTGATTGGTCATTCCAACGGCGCGAGATTCGTGAATGTTCTTTGGAAAACGAGAGGTGACAAAATCGCAGCTATCTGTTCAGCTTCAGCACAAGGCGGCAATATGATTTCAGGAGCAGTTCCAATTTCAGTTTGGATGTACATTGGCAAAAATGACCGTATGGTTTTCCCAAAAAGTCAGGAAGAGTCCATACCAATCGTCAAATCCAATCTTGGAATCACTGACAAAGGAAAAACAGACGGCAATAAAACTATTTTCTCAGGAAAAAACAACACAGAACTCGTTCTCCAGCAAAGCAATTCCGGTCACGAATTCCCAAAATCCTCACTCCCAGAAATAATAAGCTTCTTCAAAAGACATACAAAATAA
- the gcvP gene encoding aminomethyl-transferring glycine dehydrogenase has protein sequence MNTQQFVNRHISLNESDKAEMLKKVGAGSIEELISQTIPDSIRLEKDLDISEPLSEYEMLLHSKDLASKNAGFDTYIGFGYNDTILPSPIQRNILENPSWYTAYTPYQAEIAQGRLEALLNFQTVVSDLTGFPLANASLLDESTAAAEAMHMFFNNRTKDQKKNNSTKFFISDLVLPQTVSVLKTKAEGLGIDVIVGNHINHQFNDSYFGVLLQYPGKNGIVLDYTDNITSYKEFDLQVVVACDPMALVKLKSPADMGADCAVGTTQRFGIPMGYGGPHAAFFTCKEDYKRDIPGRIIGVSQDMYGKRALRMALQTREQHIKRERATSNICTAQVLLAVMAGMYAVYHGPKGLNFIADQIHYKTNALGDALQILGYDIVSEPVFDTVKFRLHEEEKASLRMKMRDQKINLNYFSQGIVSISINETTTVDKLNHLIEAFAQFKGKQGYKVSLKEEYSIPEELLRTDSILDEEVFNKYHTETELMRYIKRLERKDLSLTHSMISLGSCTMKLNAATQMIPLSWGEWGGVHPFVPTEQAGGYQAMIKELEKDLAEITGFAGTSLQPNSGAQGEYAGLMVIREYHKNRGEGHRNIVLIPQSAHGTNPASAAMAGMKIVVVKNLENGEINFEDFKAKTEQHSENLSCVMITYPSTYGFFDANIKEITKLTHKHGGQIYMDGANMNAQVGFTSPGNIGADVCHLNLHKTFAIPHGGGGPGVGPICVAEHLVPFLPTNANIATGGKEAIEGISAAPYGSGLILNISYAYIKMLGTSGLKKATEHAILNANYLKEILAEHFPILYANDKGRVAHECIVDFRQFKSLGIEVADVAKRLMDYGFHAPTVSFPVAGTLMIEPTESENKEEIDRFAEALINIKKEIEEIANGEADATNNVLKNAPHTEQLVISDNWDKPYGREKAAYPLEWVRTHKFFATVARVDEAYGDRNLVCTCEPIEAYM, from the coding sequence ATGAATACACAACAATTCGTAAATCGTCACATCAGTCTTAATGAGTCTGATAAAGCGGAAATGCTGAAGAAAGTAGGGGCTGGAAGCATAGAAGAATTAATCTCACAAACCATTCCTGATTCTATCAGGTTAGAAAAAGATCTGGATATCTCGGAGCCTCTTTCGGAGTATGAGATGCTTTTACATTCCAAAGATTTAGCTTCCAAAAATGCAGGTTTCGATACTTATATCGGATTTGGTTACAACGATACCATTCTGCCTTCGCCAATCCAAAGAAATATTCTTGAAAATCCAAGCTGGTACACAGCTTATACGCCTTACCAAGCGGAAATCGCACAAGGAAGATTGGAAGCATTACTCAATTTCCAGACTGTAGTTTCTGATTTGACAGGTTTCCCATTGGCCAACGCTTCTCTTCTAGACGAATCTACGGCTGCTGCAGAAGCGATGCATATGTTCTTCAACAACAGAACTAAAGACCAAAAGAAAAATAATTCTACAAAGTTTTTCATCTCAGATTTAGTTCTTCCACAAACTGTTTCTGTCCTTAAAACCAAAGCAGAAGGACTTGGCATCGATGTAATTGTTGGTAATCATATCAATCATCAATTCAATGATTCTTATTTTGGCGTTTTGTTGCAATATCCAGGCAAAAACGGAATCGTTCTAGATTATACAGACAATATTACTTCTTACAAAGAATTCGATTTGCAAGTGGTTGTAGCTTGTGACCCGATGGCTTTGGTGAAACTAAAATCTCCTGCCGATATGGGCGCTGATTGTGCTGTTGGTACCACGCAGAGATTTGGGATTCCTATGGGGTATGGTGGTCCTCACGCAGCGTTTTTCACTTGTAAAGAAGATTACAAGAGAGACATCCCTGGAAGAATCATCGGAGTTTCTCAGGATATGTACGGTAAACGAGCATTGAGAATGGCTTTGCAAACCAGAGAACAGCACATCAAAAGAGAAAGAGCAACTTCAAACATTTGTACAGCTCAGGTTCTTTTGGCAGTAATGGCTGGAATGTATGCTGTTTATCACGGACCTAAAGGTTTAAATTTCATTGCTGACCAAATCCATTATAAGACTAATGCACTTGGAGATGCATTACAGATTTTAGGTTATGATATCGTATCGGAACCGGTTTTTGATACGGTTAAATTCAGACTGCACGAGGAGGAGAAAGCGTCTTTGAGAATGAAAATGAGAGACCAGAAAATTAATCTCAATTATTTCTCTCAGGGCATTGTTAGTATTTCTATTAACGAAACTACGACGGTTGATAAATTAAATCATTTGATTGAAGCTTTTGCTCAGTTCAAAGGAAAACAAGGTTATAAAGTTAGCCTTAAAGAAGAATATTCGATTCCAGAAGAATTATTGAGAACTGATAGTATTCTGGATGAAGAAGTTTTCAACAAATATCATACTGAGACAGAATTGATGCGTTACATCAAACGTCTGGAGAGAAAAGATTTGTCACTGACGCACTCAATGATTTCTCTAGGTTCTTGTACAATGAAACTGAATGCTGCAACTCAAATGATTCCTTTGTCTTGGGGAGAATGGGGTGGTGTGCATCCATTTGTACCAACAGAGCAAGCAGGCGGTTATCAAGCGATGATTAAAGAGTTGGAGAAAGATTTGGCAGAAATCACAGGTTTTGCAGGAACTTCTCTTCAACCAAACTCTGGTGCTCAAGGTGAATATGCAGGTCTAATGGTCATCAGAGAATACCATAAAAACAGAGGCGAAGGACACAGAAATATTGTATTAATTCCTCAATCTGCGCACGGAACTAATCCGGCCTCTGCTGCAATGGCAGGAATGAAAATCGTGGTTGTGAAGAATCTTGAGAATGGAGAAATTAATTTTGAAGATTTCAAAGCTAAGACAGAACAACATTCTGAGAATTTGTCTTGTGTGATGATTACTTATCCATCGACTTACGGTTTCTTCGATGCTAATATTAAAGAAATTACTAAACTAACGCACAAACACGGTGGACAAATCTATATGGATGGTGCAAATATGAACGCTCAGGTTGGATTTACAAGCCCTGGAAATATCGGAGCAGACGTTTGCCACCTGAATCTTCATAAGACTTTCGCCATTCCTCACGGTGGTGGTGGTCCTGGTGTTGGTCCAATCTGTGTGGCTGAACATTTAGTTCCTTTCTTACCAACCAATGCTAATATCGCAACGGGTGGAAAAGAAGCAATTGAAGGTATTTCTGCGGCACCTTATGGTTCTGGATTGATTCTTAATATCTCTTATGCTTACATCAAAATGTTGGGAACTTCAGGGTTGAAGAAAGCTACTGAACACGCTATCTTAAATGCTAATTATCTGAAGGAAATCTTGGCAGAGCATTTCCCAATCCTTTATGCTAATGATAAAGGCAGAGTGGCGCACGAATGTATCGTAGATTTCCGTCAGTTCAAATCTTTAGGAATTGAGGTGGCAGATGTTGCAAAACGTTTGATGGATTATGGTTTCCACGCGCCAACAGTGAGTTTCCCTGTAGCCGGGACATTGATGATAGAACCAACCGAGTCTGAAAACAAGGAAGAAATTGACAGATTTGCTGAAGCATTAATCAATATCAAAAAAGAGATTGAGGAAATTGCTAATGGTGAAGCGGATGCTACAAACAACGTTTTGAAAAACGCACCTCATACTGAGCAATTGGTCATCTCTGACAATTGGGACAAACCTTACGGTAGAGAGAAAGCTGCTTATCCATTGGAATGGGTGAGAACACACAAATTCTTTGCGACGGTTGCAAGAGTAGATGAAGCGTATGGTGACAGAAATCTGGTTTGTACTTGCGAGCCGATTGAAGCATATATGTAA
- a CDS encoding AMP-dependent synthetase/ligase: MNIAEFLNKNVKRFPQKASVGFKKNNEWKELTWARFQKTVLKTANALVKAGVQKDDRVAIFADNSPEWMMMDLATLCLGAITVPIYSTNGTEQVEYIFHHAEPKIILAGNEEQYDICHELLSKSQNVELIISAKSSFKLKDKSITLQDFIENASDKFDIVERMNDDVATIIYTSGTSGIPKGVMITHGNFQDTFDKHVKFFDFKNFEGEHSLAFLPLSHVFERSWTLFCFSQGAKVSFLENPKLIASALAEVRPTTMCSVPRFYQKIYAGINEMLATASPIKKKIFAWAIDNGSQVSELKRNQQNIPFLLNQKYKIADTLVFNKIKTKLGGRLWFMPCGGASISEEVTKFFDAMGIHITVGYGMTETTATVTAFPFTKYKYGSAGKLLGDSQIKIGENNEILVKGSGIMKGYYKNPEETAKVFTEDGWMKTGDAGIFDNEGNLTITDRIKDLMKTSNGKYIAPQPIENMFSNNSYINQIMLIAEDKPFVSALIVPNFETLEEKIKMLGVTFTNWKEVVENEKVQKFYQELIDDIQSNVSSFEKIKKFILMPADFEIQNGEITPTLKIKRNIVLQKYSDKIDTIYNK, translated from the coding sequence ATGAACATTGCGGAATTTCTGAATAAGAATGTCAAAAGATTTCCACAGAAGGCTTCTGTAGGATTCAAAAAAAATAATGAATGGAAGGAACTGACTTGGGCGAGATTCCAAAAAACAGTTTTAAAAACAGCCAACGCGCTTGTAAAAGCTGGAGTCCAAAAGGATGATAGAGTAGCGATTTTTGCGGACAACTCGCCGGAATGGATGATGATGGATTTGGCTACGTTGTGTCTTGGCGCGATTACCGTTCCAATTTATTCTACCAACGGAACGGAGCAGGTGGAGTATATTTTCCACCACGCTGAACCAAAAATCATCTTAGCAGGAAACGAAGAACAATACGATATTTGCCACGAATTATTAAGCAAATCGCAAAATGTTGAACTAATTATTTCAGCAAAAAGTAGTTTTAAATTAAAAGATAAATCCATTACGCTTCAGGATTTTATTGAGAATGCTTCGGATAAATTTGACATTGTCGAAAGAATGAATGACGATGTTGCAACAATCATTTACACGTCCGGGACTTCCGGAATTCCGAAAGGTGTAATGATTACGCACGGCAATTTTCAGGACACATTTGATAAACACGTGAAATTTTTTGATTTCAAGAATTTTGAAGGTGAACATTCTTTGGCATTTCTGCCGCTCAGCCACGTTTTCGAAAGAAGCTGGACATTGTTCTGTTTTTCTCAAGGCGCCAAAGTCAGTTTCTTGGAGAATCCAAAATTAATTGCCAGTGCTTTGGCAGAAGTTCGTCCAACCACGATGTGTTCTGTCCCGAGATTCTATCAAAAAATCTATGCAGGAATCAACGAAATGCTGGCGACTGCTTCTCCAATCAAGAAAAAAATCTTCGCTTGGGCAATCGACAATGGAAGTCAGGTTTCGGAATTAAAACGGAATCAACAAAATATTCCTTTCTTATTAAATCAAAAATATAAAATCGCCGACACTTTGGTTTTCAATAAAATCAAAACCAAATTAGGTGGAAGATTGTGGTTTATGCCTTGTGGTGGCGCATCGATTTCTGAAGAAGTGACGAAATTCTTTGATGCAATGGGAATTCACATCACTGTTGGTTACGGAATGACCGAAACTACGGCGACTGTGACGGCTTTTCCATTCACCAAATATAAATACGGAAGTGCAGGAAAGTTGTTGGGAGATTCTCAAATCAAAATCGGAGAGAACAATGAGATTCTTGTAAAAGGAAGCGGAATAATGAAAGGTTATTACAAAAATCCTGAAGAAACCGCCAAAGTTTTTACCGAAGATGGCTGGATGAAAACAGGTGATGCCGGTATTTTTGATAACGAAGGAAACCTGACTATCACAGATCGAATCAAAGATTTGATGAAAACTTCGAACGGAAAATACATCGCGCCTCAACCGATTGAGAATATGTTTTCCAACAACAGCTACATCAACCAAATTATGTTGATTGCGGAAGATAAGCCATTTGTTTCTGCTTTGATTGTTCCGAATTTTGAAACATTAGAAGAAAAAATAAAAATGCTTGGTGTTACTTTTACCAACTGGAAAGAAGTAGTGGAGAATGAAAAAGTTCAGAAGTTTTATCAGGAACTCATAGACGATATTCAAAGCAATGTTTCAAGTTTTGAGAAAATAAAGAAATTTATCCTGATGCCTGCAGATTTTGAAATCCAAAACGGAGAAATTACACCGACCTTAAAAATTAAACGAAATATCGTTCTCCAAAAATATTCGGATAAAATTGATACGATATATAATAAATAG
- a CDS encoding NAD-dependent epimerase/dehydratase family protein gives MILVTGATGILGRVIVLELLKKGKQVRATKRKSSNLKDVLESYRFYTDQPDFYFNQIEWVNVDFEDSESLENVLKDVEEVYHCSAKVSFNPKDEKELYRNNSEVTQKLLFALDSNQVKKFLFVSSIAVLDGYNEKGEMDENSDFNEKLHHSDYAISKYVSEMEVWRAQYEGLNTVIINPGLIIGSGNWNHSSGKLFKELSNGFTFPGSTAYVDVRDVANVAIELMEKSIFGQRFIVTSENIKYKTISDKVRKVFGKKPVKIISDSVLDILPVFSTLLGWLIPILKLANKTNVETVKSDSKITNKKIRETLNYEFIPIEKSVDFHLKNYAESISKSN, from the coding sequence ATGATTTTAGTAACTGGCGCAACGGGGATTTTGGGAAGAGTTATCGTTCTCGAGCTTTTGAAAAAAGGCAAACAAGTCCGTGCCACCAAAAGAAAATCCAGCAACCTGAAAGATGTTTTAGAATCTTACCGATTTTATACCGACCAGCCTGATTTTTATTTCAATCAAATTGAGTGGGTTAATGTTGATTTCGAAGATTCAGAATCTTTGGAGAATGTTTTGAAAGATGTTGAAGAAGTTTACCACTGTTCTGCCAAAGTAAGTTTCAATCCCAAAGATGAGAAGGAATTATACAGAAATAATTCTGAAGTTACTCAGAAATTACTCTTCGCCTTAGATTCTAATCAAGTTAAAAAGTTTCTTTTCGTGAGTTCTATTGCTGTTTTGGATGGATATAATGAAAAAGGGGAAATGGATGAAAATTCCGATTTTAATGAGAAGCTTCACCATTCGGATTATGCGATTTCCAAATATGTTTCAGAAATGGAAGTTTGGCGCGCCCAATACGAAGGTTTGAATACGGTCATCATCAACCCAGGCTTAATCATCGGTTCCGGAAACTGGAATCACAGCAGTGGAAAATTGTTCAAAGAATTGTCGAACGGTTTTACGTTTCCAGGTTCTACAGCTTATGTCGATGTCCGGGATGTGGCGAATGTTGCTATTGAATTGATGGAAAAATCAATTTTCGGACAAAGATTCATTGTGACTTCCGAAAATATTAAATATAAAACGATTTCTGATAAAGTCCGAAAAGTTTTTGGCAAGAAACCTGTGAAAATCATCTCGGATTCGGTTCTTGATATCTTACCAGTATTTTCAACTTTGCTTGGTTGGTTGATTCCGATTCTCAAATTGGCAAACAAAACCAATGTAGAAACTGTTAAATCAGATTCGAAAATTACCAATAAAAAAATTCGTGAAACTTTGAATTACGAGTTTATTCCAATTGAAAAAAGTGTAGATTTCCACTTAAAAAATTATGCTGAAAGCATTTCAAAATCTAATTAA
- a CDS encoding alpha/beta hydrolase produces MKWPISFILIFILTISAAQEKLSETLNFKDVTYKIKDTAQQKLDIYLPQKTAKKSPVLVFVHGGGWAEGDKALRDDYYLSGFFLKFIKEGYAVVSINYTLLNEKTHFPTPIEDTKEAIRWIRANSEKYNFDTENIGILGASAGGQIGMIAAYSNDSLFSEYSSLPNYSSKINYFIDYFGPADMNKLFRTEAPGFMIFIFKLIFPKIYDIRNKLVFGFTGYNVKEQKDEAVNRLKVYSPITYISNSSVPTLIIHGTKDKIVPYSQAEILKEALDKNQVKNEMISIKKGNHGLNKESDHELMFEKTFNFIKENTH; encoded by the coding sequence ATGAAATGGCCGATTTCTTTTATTCTGATCTTTATTTTGACAATTTCCGCTGCTCAGGAAAAGCTTTCAGAAACTTTAAATTTCAAAGATGTTACTTATAAAATAAAAGACACGGCTCAGCAGAAGCTTGATATCTATCTTCCTCAAAAAACAGCTAAAAAATCTCCGGTTTTAGTTTTTGTCCACGGCGGAGGTTGGGCAGAAGGCGATAAAGCGCTTCGCGATGATTATTACCTAAGTGGTTTTTTCTTAAAGTTTATAAAAGAAGGTTATGCTGTGGTAAGCATCAATTATACTTTGCTCAATGAAAAAACTCATTTTCCGACACCAATTGAAGATACAAAAGAGGCCATTCGCTGGATTAGAGCAAATTCTGAGAAATATAATTTCGATACGGAGAATATTGGCATTTTGGGAGCTTCGGCAGGTGGACAGATTGGGATGATTGCAGCTTACTCCAATGATTCTCTATTTTCTGAATATAGCAGTCTCCCTAATTATTCATCGAAAATCAATTATTTTATCGATTATTTTGGACCAGCGGATATGAACAAATTGTTCCGTACAGAAGCGCCTGGTTTTATGATTTTTATTTTTAAACTGATTTTTCCAAAGATTTATGACATCAGAAACAAACTGGTTTTTGGGTTCACAGGTTATAATGTAAAAGAACAAAAAGACGAGGCTGTCAATCGTCTGAAGGTATATTCTCCAATCACTTACATCAGCAATTCTTCTGTTCCAACATTGATTATTCACGGCACGAAGGATAAAATAGTTCCTTATTCCCAGGCAGAGATCTTGAAAGAAGCTTTGGATAAAAACCAAGTTAAAAATGAAATGATTTCCATCAAAAAAGGGAATCACGGGCTTAACAAAGAATCTGATCACGAATTGATGTTCGAGAAAACCTTCAATTTTATCAAAGAAAATACCCATTAA
- a CDS encoding alpha/beta fold hydrolase encodes MEILHSKIYGEERTETPLLVFHGLFGMLDNWGSFGKEFGELMPTHILDLRNHGRSFHSDSMSHDDLTQDIANYMDAHNIQKANVLGHSLGGKAVMQFAINFPERLEKLIVVDITPKAYPPHHQGIIKALQSVDFDKVESRQDVEAVLGEYIHEKFVIQFLMKNLYWTDDKKLAWRFNLKTLAEKYTEFVSNAIKFGIFKGPTLFIGGANSNYILPQDEFLIKQQFPDSKIIKIKNAEHWVQANNPVDFNAAVKDFLL; translated from the coding sequence ATGGAAATTTTACATTCAAAAATATACGGAGAAGAGAGAACGGAAACACCACTTTTGGTTTTTCACGGATTATTCGGAATGCTCGATAATTGGGGAAGTTTTGGAAAAGAATTTGGAGAATTGATGCCGACTCACATCTTAGATTTGAGAAATCACGGCAGAAGTTTTCATTCAGATTCTATGTCACACGATGATTTGACTCAGGATATTGCTAATTATATGGATGCTCATAACATTCAGAAAGCTAATGTTTTGGGACATTCTTTGGGAGGAAAAGCAGTTATGCAGTTTGCGATTAATTTCCCTGAAAGATTGGAAAAACTGATTGTTGTAGATATTACGCCAAAAGCCTATCCGCCACATCATCAAGGGATTATCAAGGCTTTGCAAAGTGTGGATTTTGACAAAGTGGAATCCCGACAAGATGTAGAAGCCGTTTTGGGCGAATATATTCACGAAAAATTTGTGATTCAGTTTCTGATGAAGAATCTGTATTGGACAGATGATAAAAAGCTAGCTTGGAGATTTAATCTAAAAACATTAGCTGAAAAATACACAGAATTTGTATCGAATGCCATCAAGTTTGGTATTTTTAAAGGTCCAACTTTGTTCATTGGCGGCGCAAATTCCAATTATATTTTGCCTCAAGATGAGTTCCTGATTAAACAACAATTCCCAGATTCTAAAATTATTAAAATCAAAAATGCAGAACATTGGGTTCAGGCGAATAATCCTGTCGATTTCAATGCGGCAGTGAAAGATTTTCTTCTTTAG
- a CDS encoding YhcG family protein, protein MSFITDIQKILELARQKSYSAINSAMVEAYWSVGKRIVEEEQNGEERAEYGKFIIKSLSTELTENLGKGFSERNLRNFRQFYLTFPEEEIRHTLCAKLTWSHIRLIMRQDNKEARNYYLREAAENNWTVRTLDRNISTLYFERLLMSQNKNEVEREMIEKTKDFQLDKFEFIKNPTVLEFLNLPNNLSYTEKELEKALIENLQKFILELGKGFAFVERQKLIRTENNTFYIDLVFYNYKLKCFVLLDLKTTKISHQDVGQMDMYVRMFDDFEKSESDNPTIGIVLCTETDSDIAKYSILKGNEQLFATKYKLFLPTEEELRNEIEREKQIFNAQFE, encoded by the coding sequence ATGAGTTTCATTACCGACATCCAGAAAATCTTAGAACTGGCGAGACAGAAATCTTATTCTGCCATTAATTCTGCGATGGTGGAAGCTTACTGGTCTGTTGGAAAAAGAATTGTAGAAGAAGAACAAAATGGAGAAGAACGTGCTGAGTATGGAAAATTCATTATAAAATCTCTGTCCACAGAGCTCACGGAAAATCTTGGAAAAGGTTTTTCTGAACGTAACTTGCGTAACTTTAGACAATTTTATCTGACATTTCCAGAAGAAGAGATTCGGCACACACTGTGTGCCAAATTGACTTGGTCTCATATAAGGTTGATTATGAGACAGGACAATAAAGAAGCCAGAAATTATTACCTCAGAGAAGCTGCAGAAAATAATTGGACCGTTAGAACTTTGGATAGGAATATTTCCACACTTTATTTTGAGAGGCTTTTAATGAGTCAAAATAAAAATGAAGTTGAAAGGGAAATGATAGAAAAGACTAAAGATTTCCAATTGGATAAATTTGAATTTATTAAAAATCCAACGGTTTTAGAATTTTTGAATCTTCCTAATAATCTTTCTTACACAGAAAAAGAATTAGAAAAAGCTTTAATCGAAAATCTTCAAAAATTCATTTTGGAATTGGGAAAAGGTTTTGCATTCGTAGAAAGACAAAAGCTCATCAGAACTGAAAATAATACGTTTTATATCGACTTGGTTTTCTATAATTATAAACTAAAATGTTTTGTTTTATTAGATTTGAAAACCACAAAAATTTCGCATCAGGATGTCGGTCAAATGGATATGTATGTGAGGATGTTTGACGATTTCGAAAAATCCGAATCCGACAATCCAACCATTGGAATAGTGCTTTGTACAGAAACCGACAGCGATATTGCAAAATATTCTATCTTGAAAGGAAATGAGCAATTATTTGCTACAAAATACAAATTGTTTTTGCCAACAGAAGAAGAATTGAGAAATGAAATAGAAAGAGAAAAACAGATTTTTAATGCTCAATTCGAATAA